Proteins encoded by one window of Methylovirgula ligni:
- a CDS encoding DUF1254 domain-containing protein: protein MLTTRRSIIASSGLLALTALDRSLPAIAQSGSAATNSGIAPTAEEARAIAANAYLYFYPLLSMDVTRKQSTNIEPGKEIGKGPMNMFVNVPAYPPADLKTVVRPNFDTLYSLAWLDLTKEPMIVSAPDTGGRYYLLPMLDMWSDVFASPGWRTTGTQAANFLIATPGWNGAVPSGVTRIDAPTPIVWIIGRTKTDGPADYAAVHKIQAGYQITPLSRWGKPPVLPEATIDPSVDLKTPPKVQVDSMSGDKFFAYAAELLKVIPPHVTDQPMIAQLKKIGIEPGKSYDVQRLSPTIRDALANAPHDAQQLMAWKVASLAQVVNGWSMNTDTMGVYGNYYLKRAIVAQLGLGANLPEDAIYPLNLSDQTGKPLDGSNKYTIHFDKGATPPVNAFWSITLYDNDGFQVANALNRFAVSSWMPFKRNADGSLDLYFQNDNPGSDKEPNWLPAPKGPFNLTMRLYAPTPDALTGKWSPPPVTRT, encoded by the coding sequence ATGCTTACCACTCGCCGCTCTATAATTGCATCTTCCGGCTTGCTTGCGTTGACGGCGTTAGACCGGAGCTTGCCTGCAATTGCGCAAAGCGGCTCGGCCGCGACAAACTCGGGAATTGCGCCCACTGCGGAAGAAGCGCGCGCCATCGCAGCCAATGCGTATCTATATTTCTATCCGCTCCTTTCGATGGACGTGACGCGCAAGCAATCGACCAACATCGAGCCCGGAAAGGAAATCGGCAAGGGCCCGATGAACATGTTCGTCAATGTGCCGGCGTATCCCCCCGCTGACCTCAAGACTGTGGTGCGGCCCAACTTCGACACGCTTTATTCGCTTGCGTGGCTCGACCTGACTAAAGAGCCGATGATCGTCTCGGCGCCCGACACTGGCGGCCGCTATTATCTCTTGCCGATGCTCGACATGTGGTCCGATGTGTTTGCCTCGCCCGGCTGGCGCACCACCGGCACTCAGGCCGCAAACTTTCTCATCGCTACCCCGGGGTGGAATGGAGCTGTGCCCTCAGGTGTGACACGAATCGACGCGCCAACACCAATCGTTTGGATCATCGGCCGCACCAAAACCGACGGCCCGGCGGATTATGCTGCCGTTCACAAAATCCAGGCGGGATACCAGATTACGCCGCTCTCGCGATGGGGCAAACCGCCGGTGCTGCCCGAGGCGACAATTGACCCATCTGTGGACTTGAAGACGCCGCCGAAGGTTCAAGTCGACTCCATGTCCGGCGACAAATTCTTCGCCTACGCAGCCGAGCTTCTCAAAGTCATCCCGCCGCATGTCACCGATCAGCCGATGATCGCGCAACTGAAGAAGATCGGCATCGAGCCCGGCAAGAGCTATGACGTTCAAAGACTAAGTCCCACCATTCGCGACGCCTTGGCGAACGCGCCGCATGATGCGCAGCAGCTGATGGCGTGGAAAGTTGCGTCTCTCGCGCAGGTAGTGAACGGGTGGTCGATGAATACCGACACGATGGGAGTTTACGGCAATTACTACTTGAAGCGCGCTATCGTTGCCCAGCTCGGCCTTGGCGCCAACCTGCCGGAAGATGCGATTTATCCGCTCAACCTAAGCGACCAGACGGGCAAGCCCCTCGATGGCAGCAACAAGTATACGATTCATTTCGACAAAGGCGCCACGCCGCCTGTAAACGCCTTCTGGTCGATCACGCTTTATGACAACGACGGTTTTCAGGTCGCGAATGCGCTCAATCGGTTTGCGGTCAGCAGTTGGATGCCGTTTAAGCGCAACGCCGACGGATCGCTCGATCTGTATTTTCAGAATGACAATCCTGGCTCGGACAAGGAACCTAATTGGCTTCCGGCGCCAAAAGGGCCATTCAATCTAACCATGCGCCTTTACGCGCCAACACCAGACGCGTTGACGGGGAAGTGGAGTCCGCCGCCGGTGACACGCACCTAA
- the recJ gene encoding single-stranded-DNA-specific exonuclease RecJ: MRSALDRPWRERLDAGGMARALAMTQVHGHPELLARVLAGRGVPMDEAALYLDPTLRRLLPDPSRLADMDAAAARLAAAVRAGEKIAIFGDYDVDGAASAALLGDFLKAAGTPYQIHIPDRIFEGYGPNVQAIAMLADAGAKLLVCVDCGTTSHAPLEEARRRGLDVIVLDHHQAPEQLPPAIVVNPNRQDDLSGLGQLCAAGVVFLTLIAVNRLLRAQNFWDDARPEPDLLLGLDLVALATVADVAPLTGLNRALVVKGLALMRARGRPGLAALFDVAGAGGPPTAQHLGFLIGPRINAGGRIGDAALGAKLLGHRDPLAARQIAEELNRLNRERQTVEIATLEIATAEALAAADRAGEGAAVLVAGEGWHSGVVGLVAARLKEKFRRPAFAITFEGDIGTGSGRSIAGVDIGKVVRQAVEAGLLVKGGGHAMAAGVTLRRERLAEFAAFLESAIAENVAAARAAEALLVDAMLTAAGANLALHAILEKAGPFGSGNPEPVFVFPAHRLVDVMPVGQGHLRWRAQSADGASLEGILFRAAEEPLGRALVSARGQAVHLAGSLVLDRWNGRERIQLRLLDLALAETGTGTA; this comes from the coding sequence ATGCGCTCGGCTCTTGACCGTCCGTGGCGCGAGCGGCTCGATGCCGGCGGGATGGCGCGGGCGCTGGCGATGACGCAGGTCCACGGCCATCCGGAGCTGTTGGCGCGAGTTCTCGCCGGGCGCGGCGTCCCGATGGACGAGGCGGCGCTCTATCTCGATCCGACGCTGCGCCGCCTGCTGCCAGACCCTTCGCGCCTCGCCGATATGGACGCTGCAGCCGCGCGTCTCGCCGCCGCTGTCCGGGCCGGGGAGAAGATCGCCATTTTCGGCGATTACGATGTCGATGGCGCGGCCTCGGCGGCACTGCTCGGCGATTTCCTCAAGGCCGCCGGGACGCCGTATCAGATCCATATTCCTGACCGGATTTTCGAGGGCTACGGGCCCAACGTCCAGGCCATCGCCATGCTGGCGGACGCTGGCGCCAAGCTGCTCGTCTGCGTCGATTGCGGCACGACAAGCCATGCGCCGCTCGAAGAGGCGCGCCGGCGCGGCCTCGATGTGATCGTGCTCGATCATCATCAGGCGCCGGAGCAGCTTCCGCCCGCCATCGTCGTCAATCCCAACCGGCAGGACGATCTTTCCGGCCTCGGCCAATTGTGCGCGGCGGGCGTCGTGTTCCTCACGCTCATCGCGGTCAACCGCCTTCTGCGCGCGCAAAACTTCTGGGACGATGCGCGGCCCGAGCCGGATCTTTTGCTGGGGCTCGATCTCGTCGCGCTCGCCACCGTCGCCGATGTCGCGCCGCTGACCGGGCTCAACCGCGCTCTGGTCGTCAAGGGCCTCGCGCTGATGCGCGCACGTGGCCGCCCCGGCCTCGCCGCGCTCTTCGATGTCGCCGGGGCGGGCGGCCCGCCGACCGCGCAGCATCTCGGCTTCCTGATCGGCCCGCGCATCAATGCCGGGGGGCGAATCGGCGATGCGGCGCTCGGCGCCAAACTGCTGGGCCATCGCGATCCGCTGGCGGCGCGGCAGATCGCGGAGGAATTGAACCGGCTCAATCGCGAGCGCCAGACGGTGGAGATCGCGACGCTCGAAATCGCCACGGCAGAGGCTTTGGCGGCGGCCGATCGCGCCGGCGAGGGTGCAGCCGTTCTCGTTGCCGGCGAGGGCTGGCATTCGGGCGTCGTCGGTCTCGTTGCCGCGCGCCTGAAGGAGAAGTTTCGCCGCCCGGCCTTCGCCATTACGTTCGAGGGCGATATCGGCACCGGCTCGGGGCGATCCATTGCCGGTGTCGATATCGGCAAGGTCGTGCGTCAGGCGGTGGAGGCCGGACTGCTCGTCAAAGGCGGCGGTCACGCAATGGCGGCCGGCGTGACGCTTCGCCGCGAACGGCTCGCCGAATTCGCGGCGTTTCTCGAATCGGCGATCGCGGAAAACGTCGCCGCAGCGCGGGCCGCCGAGGCCCTGCTGGTCGATGCGATGCTCACCGCCGCCGGGGCCAATCTTGCGCTCCATGCGATATTGGAAAAGGCGGGGCCTTTCGGCTCCGGCAATCCGGAGCCCGTTTTCGTCTTTCCCGCGCACCGGCTTGTTGACGTGATGCCGGTCGGGCAGGGGCATTTGCGCTGGCGCGCCCAATCGGCCGATGGCGCGAGCCTGGAGGGCATTCTCTTCCGGGCCGCAGAGGAGCCGCTGGGCCGGGCCTTGGTATCGGCGCGGGGGCAGGCGGTGCATCTCGCGGGCAGCCTCGTCCTCGACCGCTGGAACGGGCGCGAGCGTATCCAACTGCGGCTTCTCGACCTCGCGCTGGCTGAAACGGGGACTGGGACGGCATAA
- a CDS encoding Ohr family peroxiredoxin → MTAKVLFTGKTHNTNGKNAAAHSSDGFLDLKLPAPHPEAENLFGAAWSACYMGALELAATQKKVKLPPEVAIDAEINLNHDASSGFFLTARLDVSLPGLDRRVAEELIHAAHGICPYSKATHGNIAVETNLV, encoded by the coding sequence ATGACCGCCAAGGTTCTCTTCACCGGCAAGACCCACAATACCAATGGCAAAAATGCCGCGGCGCATAGCAGCGACGGCTTTCTGGATCTCAAGCTGCCGGCGCCCCACCCGGAGGCTGAGAACCTCTTCGGCGCGGCCTGGTCCGCTTGCTATATGGGCGCGCTCGAACTGGCAGCCACGCAAAAGAAGGTCAAGCTCCCGCCCGAAGTGGCGATCGACGCCGAGATCAACCTGAACCATGATGCCAGCAGCGGCTTCTTTCTGACCGCGCGCCTCGATGTCAGCCTGCCGGGCCTCGACCGCCGGGTCGCGGAGGAACTGATCCACGCGGCGCACGGAATCTGCCCGTATTCCAAGGCCACGCACGGCAACATCGCCGTCGAGACCAACCTGGTGTGA
- a CDS encoding lysozyme inhibitor LprI family protein, whose amino-acid sequence MRRHLIVPSVVLASVFASASCLGQTAAYAPIECAKASAPAEKTICGNYALGQDESRLATLYGLLTSLVAMGQRGDVMDAQQHWIASRNACGTDVQCLAQSYKARIGDLTKQFDALAKRGPF is encoded by the coding sequence ATGCGCCGACACCTCATTGTGCCTAGCGTTGTTCTCGCATCTGTCTTCGCATCCGCATCTTGTCTGGGCCAGACGGCGGCCTATGCGCCAATCGAATGTGCGAAGGCGTCAGCGCCGGCCGAGAAGACGATCTGCGGAAATTACGCTCTGGGGCAGGATGAATCACGCCTCGCGACGCTTTACGGTCTTCTGACCTCGCTCGTCGCGATGGGACAACGCGGCGACGTCATGGATGCGCAGCAGCATTGGATTGCCAGCCGAAATGCCTGTGGAACTGATGTCCAATGCCTGGCCCAATCATACAAAGCGCGCATCGGGGACCTCACAAAGCAGTTCGACGCGCTGGCCAAGCGAGGTCCATTCTAG
- a CDS encoding cupin domain-containing protein, translating to MTGALLVVLSSPSHLRAADKPPAVVVTPLLTTVTTASGQPIILPRGRARLIVSTYVIAPGARLPVHRHLYPRYAYVLDGQLRVTEIKTHRKFDYKKGDFVAEMIGAEHFGENTGDIPLRLLVIDLVPKNVSNNSRP from the coding sequence ATGACGGGCGCGCTCCTCGTCGTGCTGTCGTCACCCTCTCATCTGAGGGCGGCCGATAAGCCCCCGGCCGTCGTCGTGACACCCCTCCTCACAACCGTCACGACGGCCAGTGGCCAACCAATCATTCTGCCTCGAGGGCGCGCCCGCCTGATAGTCTCGACATACGTTATCGCACCGGGCGCCAGATTGCCGGTTCACCGCCATCTCTATCCAAGATACGCTTATGTCCTGGATGGCCAGCTTCGCGTAACCGAGATCAAAACGCATCGGAAATTCGATTACAAGAAGGGTGATTTCGTCGCCGAGATGATCGGCGCGGAGCATTTCGGCGAGAACACCGGCGACATACCTCTTCGTCTTCTCGTCATTGACCTCGTTCCGAAGAATGTCAGCAACAACAGTCGGCCTTGA
- the murA gene encoding UDP-N-acetylglucosamine 1-carboxyvinyltransferase, whose translation MDRIRIVGGHALEGSIAISGAKNAALPLMIASLLTPDTLTLENIPRVADVGMLLQILSHHGVDYSVDGRRPGEEPHASRTLHLSARNIVDTSAPYDLVAKMRASFWVIAPLVARMGEARVSLPGGCAIGTRPVDLLIMVLEKLGANVEIESGYVRATAKNGLIGGEIHFPKVTVGGTHTALMAAALAKGHTLITNAACEPEVADVADCLVKMGARIKGIGQPTLEIEGVGSLHGASHSVVPDRIEAGTYAMAVAMAGGDVVLERAVPDHLESALDAISQAGATITVTNQGIRVRRNGAGISPVDISTAPYPGFPTDLQAQFMALMTKAKGKSRITETIFENRFMHVQELARFGAQIKLDGDIAHVKGVAELQGAPVMATDLRASVSLVIAALAARGETMVNRVYHLDRGFERLEQKLSGCGAVVERISGAS comes from the coding sequence ATGGATCGCATCCGGATCGTCGGCGGACATGCGCTCGAGGGGTCGATCGCCATTTCCGGCGCCAAGAATGCGGCGCTGCCGCTCATGATCGCGTCCCTGCTGACACCAGACACGCTGACGCTCGAGAACATCCCGCGCGTCGCCGATGTCGGCATGCTGCTACAGATTCTCAGCCACCACGGCGTCGATTACAGCGTCGATGGGCGCCGCCCCGGCGAAGAGCCGCATGCCAGCCGCACGCTGCATCTCTCCGCGCGCAATATCGTCGATACGAGCGCGCCTTATGACCTTGTCGCCAAGATGCGGGCGAGCTTCTGGGTCATCGCCCCGCTCGTCGCGCGCATGGGCGAAGCCCGCGTCTCCCTGCCCGGCGGCTGTGCCATCGGCACGCGGCCGGTCGATCTGCTCATCATGGTGCTGGAAAAGCTCGGCGCGAACGTCGAGATCGAATCGGGCTACGTCCGCGCCACGGCGAAGAACGGCCTTATTGGCGGCGAGATCCATTTCCCCAAGGTCACGGTCGGCGGCACGCATACGGCCCTGATGGCGGCCGCGCTCGCCAAGGGTCATACGCTCATCACCAATGCGGCCTGCGAGCCCGAGGTGGCCGATGTCGCCGACTGCCTCGTCAAGATGGGCGCCAGGATCAAGGGCATCGGCCAGCCGACCCTCGAAATCGAGGGCGTGGGCTCGCTACACGGCGCGTCGCATTCCGTCGTGCCGGACCGGATCGAGGCTGGAACTTACGCGATGGCCGTTGCCATGGCGGGCGGCGACGTGGTGCTGGAGCGCGCGGTGCCGGACCATCTCGAAAGCGCGCTTGATGCGATCAGCCAGGCGGGCGCGACGATCACCGTCACCAACCAGGGCATCCGCGTGCGCCGCAACGGCGCCGGTATTTCGCCGGTCGATATTTCGACGGCGCCCTACCCCGGCTTCCCGACCGATCTGCAAGCCCAGTTCATGGCGTTGATGACCAAGGCCAAGGGCAAATCGCGGATCACCGAGACGATTTTCGAGAACCGCTTCATGCACGTGCAGGAGCTGGCGCGGTTCGGGGCGCAGATCAAGCTCGACGGCGACATCGCCCATGTCAAAGGCGTTGCGGAATTGCAGGGCGCGCCGGTGATGGCGACCGATCTGCGTGCGTCCGTCTCCCTCGTCATCGCGGCGCTTGCGGCACGTGGCGAGACGATGGTGAACCGCGTCTATCATCTCGACCGTGGCTTCGAGCGGCTGGAGCAAAAGCTCAGCGGCTGCGGCGCGGTGGTCGAGCGGATCTCCGGCGCGAGTTGA